A stretch of DNA from Mycobacterium senriense:
TGGGTGGTGAAGGACGACCGCCTGGCCGCCGGTAAGGGCGTCGTGGTGACCGCGGATCGCGCTGTCGCACGCGCGCACGCCGCCGGGCTGCTCGAGGCGGGGCACCCGGTGTTGTTGGAGTCCTACCTGGACGGCCCGGAGGTGTCGCTGTTCTGCGTCGTCGACGGCGCAACCGTGGTGCCGCTGCTGCCGGCACAGGACTTCAAGCGCGTCGGCGACGGCGACAGCGGGCCCAACACCGGCGGCATGGGCGCCTACGCGCCGGTCCCGTGGCTTCCCGACGAGGTGTATCGCGACGTGGTCAGCAACATCGTCGAACCCGTTGCGGCCGAGATGGTTGCGCGGGACAGCTCGTTCAGTGGACTGCTGTATGCCGGACTCGCGATCACCGCGAACGGGCCCGCGGTGGTCGAATTCAATTGCCGCTTCGGCGATCCCGAGACGCAGGCGGTGCTGGCGCTGCTGGAATCGCCGCTGGGCCAGCTGTTGTACGCGGCGGCCAGCGGCACGTTGGCGGACTTCGGCGAGCTGCGCTGGCACGACGGCGCGGCCGTGACGGTGGTGCTGGCGGCGGAGAGCTACCCCGGACGCCCGCGCGTGGGAGACGTCATCGTCGGCTCGGAAGCCGACGGGGTGCTGCACGCCGGAACGGCGCGGCGCGATGACGGCGAGATCGTCTCGTCGGGTGGGCGGGTGCTGTCGGTGGTGGGCATGGGCGCCGACCTGACGGCCGCCCGGGCCCGGGCCTATCAGGTCGTGCGTTCAATTCGCCTGCCGGGCAGCCATTTCCGCAGCGACATCGCGCAACTGGCGGCCGACGGGAAGATCCGCGTCTAGAAGGCGGCGGCCTGACCGTCCCGGCGCGGATCGCTGGCCGCGAAGTAGCCGTCCTCGAGACGCCAGATCGCCTGGCAGCTGCCGAATTGGTTGTAGTCGTCGACGGCAACCAGATCGTGTCCGCGGCGGCGCAATTCGTCCAGCGTCGAATCCGGGAAGCCCTTTTCGCAGCTGACTTGCATACCCTCGACCCACCGGAACCGCGGGCCGTCACATGCCGCCTGCGGATTCTGCCGGTGGTCGGCGATGCGCACCATCAGCTGCACGTGACCCTGGGGCTGCATCATTCCGCCCATCACCCCGAAGCTCATGACCGATGCGCCGTCTTTGGTCACAAAACCCGGGATGATGGTGTGGTAGGGACGCTTGTTCGGGGCCACGGTGTTCGGATGTCCAGGATTGGCAACGAAATTCGCTCCCCGGTTATGCAGGGAGACCCCGGTGCCCGGGACCACCACGCCCGAACCGAACCCCATGTAGTTCGACTGGATCATCGACACCATCATCCCCGCGGCGTCGGCCGCGGTGAGGTAGACGGTTCCGCCCGCCGGGGCGCCGGCGGATGCGGGCTTGGCCCGTCCGCGGTCGATCAGTCCCGCACGCTGCTTCAGGTATTCGTTGTCCAACAGGCGTTCCGGCCCCAGCGCCATGTGTTCGATGTCCCCGACATAGGCCCGGGCGTCGGCGAACGCCAGCTTCACCGCTTCGATCTGTAGATGCACGCTGTCAGCGGAATCCGCTGGCAGCGATGCCATGTCGAACTGCTGCAGTATGCCCAGGGCGATCAGCGCGACGATGCCCTGCCCGTTGGGCGGGATCTCGTGCACCGTGTATCCGCGGTAGCCGCCGTCGACCGTGCCCACCCAGTCGGCACGATGGGCCGCCAGGTCGCTGGCCCGCATGGCGCCGTCGTTGTCCAGCGCGTGCGCCTCGAGCCTGGCCGCCAGTTCCCCACGGTAGAACGCCTCGCCGTTGGTCGCGGCTATCGTCTCGAGCGTCGCGGCATGATCCGGCAAGCTGAAACGCTCACCCGGTTTCGGCGCCCGCCCGCCGGGTAGGAACGCCGGGGCGAAACCGGGCTGGCTTTCAAAGAGCGGCACCTGCGCCGACCATTGCTCCGCGACGGTCGGCGAGACCGGAAAGCCGTTGCGGCCGTAGGATATTGCGGGTTCGAAGAGCCGATCGAACGGCAGCTTGCCGAATTTGGCATGCAGTTCGGTCCACGCCGATACCGCGCCGGGCACGGTCACCGAATTCCAGCCCAGGACCGGAACACCCTTGCCGCCGAAGTATTCCGGGGTCCACGCCGCGGGCGAGCGGCCCGAGGCGTTCAGGCCGTGCAGTTGCTTGCCATCCCACACGATGGCGAAGGCGTCCGAACCGATGCCATTGGACACGGGCTCCACGATCGTCAGGGTGATGGCGGTGGCGACGGCCGCGTCCGCCGCGCTGCCGCCCTGTGCGAGCATCCGCAGGCCCGCCTGGGCGGCGAGCGGTTGCGATGTGCACACAACGTTTTCCGCCAGGATGGGCTTGCGTGGCCAGGCGTAGGGGAGGTTCCAGTCGAAAGGTGCGGTCACCTCCGCGAGCGTAACTCGTCAGGCCGTCAGCAGCGGTGCCATCCAGGTGAGCTCGGCGGGCAACTGCGAGCTCCAAAATGCCCCGTCGTGCCCACCGGGCGAGAAGCCACCGGCCGGTGGATTGGGCAGTTGCGCGATGAACTGCTTTGTCGCGGCGTAAAACGGATCGCTGTCGCCGCAATCGATCCGGATGGGGATCGAGGCCAGGGCGGCCATGCCGAACACCGAGTTGGCCGCGAAGTCGTCCGGCCCGTCGAAGGCTCCCGGTGCGGCCGCACCCGAGGACGTCCACAGTGCCGGGCTCACCGCGCAGATCGCCGCGGTGCGGGCCGGCCCCAGCCGGCCGCCCAGCAGCAATGCGCCGTAGCCGCCCATCGACCAGCCCAGGAACGCCACCCGTGCGGTGTCCAGGTTCTGGTTGCCCAGCATCGGGAGGAGCTCGTCGAGCACCATGGCGCCGCTGTCCTCACCGGACGCCCGCTTGTGCCAATAGCCGCCGCCACCGTCGACGGCGACCACCGCGAACGGCGGCAGCCCGGCATCGACGGCCTGCGCCAGACCCTGTTCGACACCGCCCGCCATCACGGTGGACGCGTCACTGCCCTTGCCGTGCAGCGCGATCACGGGTCGCAGCGGCTTCGTCTGGCCCGGCGGACGCGCGATGGCCCAGTTCGTGTTCGCCCCGCCGCGCGCGGCGGAGACGAAGGAACCGGTCACCATCGTCGGCGCGGCCGCCGCCGGGGGAGCCGGGTCGCGAGGTGGGCTGGGCGGCGGCGCCAACGGCATCTGGGTGGCGGCCGGCGATGCCGGCATCGCGTGAGATGTGCGGGGCTCTAACAGGATGTCGAGCCCGTAGGCGCCCACCGCCCCCACGGCCGCGCTGGCGCCGAGGCCGAGCAGGGCGCGTCGGCTCAAGTCGGGCATGCGGGCCATTATGCCCTGGCCGTTTGGCCGAAATGGCAATGCAGTACCACTTTGGCTGGCACGATGGCTACTCGTGACGGCAGCGGTTACTCCAAAAGGAGAACGTCGACGGTACGCGCTCGTCAGCGCCGCCGCCGAGCTGCTGTCCGAGGGTGGCTTCGAAGCGGTGCGGCACCGGGCGGTTGCCCGGCGGGCCGGATTGCCGCTGGCGTCCACCACTTATTACTTTTCCTCCCTGGACGATCTGATCGCACGCGCCGTCGAACACATCGCGATGATCGAGGTGGCGCAGTTGCGGTCGCGGGTCAGCGGCTTGTCGCGGCGGCGCCGGGGACCGGAGACCATCGCCGAGGTGCTGGCCGATCTGCTCGTGGGCGACGTGGCCGGCCCGGGCCGCACCGACCAGCTGATCTCGCGATACGAGCGGCACATCGCGTGCACCAGGTTGCCCGCGCTGCGCGAGACCATGCGTCGCAGCCTGCGCCAGCGCGCCGAGGCGATCGCCGAGGCCATCGAGCGCTCGGGCCGCTCGGTGCACATCGAACTGGTGTGCACGTTGATCTGCGCGGTCGACGGTTCGGTGGTGTCGGCCCTGGTGGAGGGCCGGGATCCGCGCGCGGCGGCGCAAGGTGCGGTGGTCGACCTCATCGAGGTGCTCGCCCCCATCGACAAGCGGCCCGTGCAGATCTGACCGACCGCTACGCGCGGACCGGTTCCGCCGGAAGTGACGGCGTCACGATGTACCCGGTGTCCAGGTCGCCGTAGATCGTCACGTTCGCGGGGCTGCGCTGCGCGTACAACGCCACATAAGCGCAGACCACGGCGTCGACCGGATCCTCCGCCCGGCGCAGCTCGCTTTTGCGCTGCGCGGCCGCGACGGCCCGGCGCAGCGCGACCCAGCCGGCGTGCCCGGCTACCCGAAGCGGCACCGGGGCCTGCGCCAGCCGCTCGACCCCGTCCATCAGCAGCAACAGCTCGGATTTGAGCCCGTCCACGGTGCGCCCGGGCTTCGCCTTATATTTCAGGGTCCGCTCCAGGCGGAACAGCGCGACGGTCGCCGC
This window harbors:
- a CDS encoding TetR/AcrR family transcriptional regulator gives rise to the protein MTAAVTPKGERRRYALVSAAAELLSEGGFEAVRHRAVARRAGLPLASTTYYFSSLDDLIARAVEHIAMIEVAQLRSRVSGLSRRRRGPETIAEVLADLLVGDVAGPGRTDQLISRYERHIACTRLPALRETMRRSLRQRAEAIAEAIERSGRSVHIELVCTLICAVDGSVVSALVEGRDPRAAAQGAVVDLIEVLAPIDKRPVQI
- a CDS encoding gamma-glutamyltransferase family protein, which gives rise to MTAPFDWNLPYAWPRKPILAENVVCTSQPLAAQAGLRMLAQGGSAADAAVATAITLTIVEPVSNGIGSDAFAIVWDGKQLHGLNASGRSPAAWTPEYFGGKGVPVLGWNSVTVPGAVSAWTELHAKFGKLPFDRLFEPAISYGRNGFPVSPTVAEQWSAQVPLFESQPGFAPAFLPGGRAPKPGERFSLPDHAATLETIAATNGEAFYRGELAARLEAHALDNDGAMRASDLAAHRADWVGTVDGGYRGYTVHEIPPNGQGIVALIALGILQQFDMASLPADSADSVHLQIEAVKLAFADARAYVGDIEHMALGPERLLDNEYLKQRAGLIDRGRAKPASAGAPAGGTVYLTAADAAGMMVSMIQSNYMGFGSGVVVPGTGVSLHNRGANFVANPGHPNTVAPNKRPYHTIIPGFVTKDGASVMSFGVMGGMMQPQGHVQLMVRIADHRQNPQAACDGPRFRWVEGMQVSCEKGFPDSTLDELRRRGHDLVAVDDYNQFGSCQAIWRLEDGYFAASDPRRDGQAAAF
- a CDS encoding alpha/beta hydrolase-fold protein, with protein sequence MMARMPDLSRRALLGLGASAAVGAVGAYGLDILLEPRTSHAMPASPAATQMPLAPPPSPPRDPAPPAAAAPTMVTGSFVSAARGGANTNWAIARPPGQTKPLRPVIALHGKGSDASTVMAGGVEQGLAQAVDAGLPPFAVVAVDGGGGYWHKRASGEDSGAMVLDELLPMLGNQNLDTARVAFLGWSMGGYGALLLGGRLGPARTAAICAVSPALWTSSGAAAPGAFDGPDDFAANSVFGMAALASIPIRIDCGDSDPFYAATKQFIAQLPNPPAGGFSPGGHDGAFWSSQLPAELTWMAPLLTA
- the purD gene encoding phosphoribosylamine--glycine ligase, which codes for MRVLVIGSGAREHALLLALRKDPEVTGLAIAPGNAGTARLADQHDVDVTSTDDVVALAREVRADLVVIGPEVPLVLGVADGVRAAGIACFGPSKDAARIEGSKAFAKEVMAAAGVRTATTEIVDSPAHLDAALDRFGPPAGNAAWVVKDDRLAAGKGVVVTADRAVARAHAAGLLEAGHPVLLESYLDGPEVSLFCVVDGATVVPLLPAQDFKRVGDGDSGPNTGGMGAYAPVPWLPDEVYRDVVSNIVEPVAAEMVARDSSFSGLLYAGLAITANGPAVVEFNCRFGDPETQAVLALLESPLGQLLYAAASGTLADFGELRWHDGAAVTVVLAAESYPGRPRVGDVIVGSEADGVLHAGTARRDDGEIVSSGGRVLSVVGMGADLTAARARAYQVVRSIRLPGSHFRSDIAQLAADGKIRV